One stretch of Mastomys coucha isolate ucsf_1 unplaced genomic scaffold, UCSF_Mcou_1 pScaffold12, whole genome shotgun sequence DNA includes these proteins:
- the LOC116086561 gene encoding keratin-associated protein 16-3-like, translating to MSYYSGYYGGLGYGYGGFGGLGCGCNSIRRLGYGSGYGGFGYGSGFGGYGYGCCRPSCSGGYGFSSFY from the coding sequence ATGAGCTATTACAGCGGCTACTACGGAGGTCTGGGCTATGGCTATGGTGGCTTTGGAGGCCTGGGCTGTGGATGTAACAGCATCCGCAGACTGGGCTATGGCTCTGGCTATGGAGGCTTCGGATATGGTTCTGGCTTCGGAGGCTATGGATATGGCTGCTGCCGCCCTTCATGCTCTGGAGGGTATGGGTTCTCCAGCTTTTATTGA